Proteins encoded in a region of the Stieleria neptunia genome:
- a CDS encoding UdgX family uracil-DNA binding protein (This protein belongs to the uracil DNA glycosylase superfamily, members of which act in excision repair of DNA. However, it belongs more specifically to UdgX branch, whose founding member was found to bind uracil in DNA (where it does not belong), without cleaving it, appears to promote DNA repair by a pathway involving RecA, rather than base excision.) — MRFVKVQTFDQWRVTARRLLTADVPPEQVAWMADDEQHSLFDSNDDTEFPATPTAFTVPKAFLELAKTVACHRAGTRWSLLYRTLWRLVRGERHLLQITTDDDVHELTTMRKAVTRDVHKMKAFVRFRKVIDSGDEEVYVAWHRPDHRIVRLAAPFFSRRFSGMKWSILTPDESVTWDQSSLRYGPGVPVSDAPDDDALEELWKTYYASIFNPARVKVDTMKREMPVRHWPTLPETSLIDDLLQAAPERVAAMVDQNEGFAETATHYMPERIDLESLRTAVGGCRACDLHRHATQPVFGEGSRDARIVLVGEQPGDREDLEGRPFVGSAGKLLDDALKRAGIRRNDVYLTNVVKHFKFTEATTSRGKRRLHQKPNAREVYACRPWLEAELALVQPVAILCLGATSSQALFGRDFQVSKHRGEIRATDWCERTMATWHPAAILRMPDDARKAQMHQQLIDDLRRINHPPPQN; from the coding sequence ATGCGATTTGTGAAGGTTCAGACGTTCGACCAATGGCGAGTCACGGCGCGACGATTGCTTACCGCCGACGTGCCGCCGGAGCAGGTGGCCTGGATGGCTGACGACGAGCAACATTCCTTGTTCGATTCAAATGACGACACGGAGTTCCCTGCGACACCGACTGCCTTCACCGTCCCCAAAGCGTTTTTGGAACTGGCCAAGACCGTCGCCTGTCACCGCGCCGGGACGCGTTGGTCATTGCTCTACCGAACCTTGTGGCGTCTGGTGCGCGGGGAACGTCATCTGTTGCAGATCACGACCGACGATGATGTTCACGAGCTGACGACGATGCGGAAAGCGGTCACGCGAGACGTTCATAAAATGAAGGCGTTCGTGCGGTTTCGCAAAGTGATCGATTCAGGCGACGAAGAGGTCTACGTCGCATGGCACCGGCCGGATCATCGTATCGTCCGCTTGGCCGCTCCGTTTTTCAGCCGCCGATTCAGCGGCATGAAGTGGTCGATCCTCACGCCCGACGAGTCGGTGACCTGGGACCAATCGTCACTGCGGTACGGCCCCGGCGTGCCGGTCAGCGACGCCCCGGATGATGATGCGCTCGAGGAACTTTGGAAAACGTATTACGCATCGATCTTCAACCCGGCGCGGGTCAAAGTCGACACGATGAAACGGGAAATGCCGGTGCGTCATTGGCCGACGCTGCCGGAAACCTCGCTGATCGACGACCTGTTGCAAGCCGCTCCCGAGCGGGTGGCTGCGATGGTGGATCAGAACGAGGGCTTTGCCGAGACGGCGACGCACTACATGCCCGAGCGAATCGATTTGGAATCGTTGCGTACCGCGGTGGGCGGTTGCCGAGCGTGCGATCTACACCGCCACGCGACACAGCCCGTGTTCGGCGAAGGGAGTCGGGATGCAAGGATCGTGTTGGTGGGTGAACAACCGGGGGACCGCGAGGATCTGGAGGGGCGGCCCTTCGTCGGCTCGGCCGGCAAGCTGCTCGATGATGCCCTGAAACGGGCCGGGATCCGCCGCAATGACGTTTATCTGACCAACGTGGTCAAGCATTTCAAATTCACCGAAGCGACGACGTCCCGCGGCAAACGTCGATTGCACCAAAAACCGAACGCACGTGAAGTCTATGCCTGTCGGCCCTGGTTAGAAGCGGAACTGGCACTGGTCCAGCCCGTTGCGATTCTCTGTTTGGGAGCAACGTCATCGCAAGCACTCTTCGGACGTGACTTTCAAGTCTCCAAGCACCGCGGCGAAATCCGCGCAACCGATTGGTGCGAGCGCACGATGGCCACATGGCATCCCGCGGCGATCCTCCGCATGCCCGATGACGCGCGGAAAGCCCAAATGCACCAACAACTCATCGACGACCTGCGACGCATCAACCACCCACCCCCCCAAAACTAA
- a CDS encoding sialidase family protein, giving the protein MKHFVFIAVVVTATVTAAIAGDEVAQHAVALRLPSTPSNPRNSEGDFIRLNDGRILFVYTHFTGGGGDHSSAHLAGRYSFDGGKSWDDIDTPVLESDANLNIMSVSLLRLADGRIALFYLRKDSLQDCRPVVRFSDDEAATWSQPREIVPDSQIGYYVLNNDRVIQLRDGRLVVPLALHHTPDQKKPDWTGRVLCCLSDDAGKSWRRSKSILQAHDQRSGKRLIAQEPGVVELRDGRVMMFVRSNAGSQLLSHSRDGGATWTPLVPSTLHSPTSPATIERIPQSDTLVCVWNDHAKISPELRGKRTPLSLATSDDEGMTWRPSITLFDSPDGWYCYTAIEFTEDAILLGHCGGDRTKNNGLAESQITRVRWSDLGDVRP; this is encoded by the coding sequence ATGAAGCATTTTGTTTTTATTGCCGTGGTCGTCACGGCAACCGTCACCGCTGCGATTGCGGGGGATGAAGTCGCCCAGCACGCTGTCGCACTTCGGCTTCCATCGACGCCGTCAAACCCGCGTAACAGCGAAGGCGATTTTATTCGGCTCAATGACGGTCGCATCCTGTTCGTGTACACGCATTTCACCGGTGGCGGTGGCGACCATTCGTCCGCCCATCTTGCCGGACGCTATTCCTTTGACGGCGGCAAGTCGTGGGACGACATCGACACTCCGGTTTTGGAAAGCGATGCAAATTTGAACATCATGTCGGTGTCACTGTTGCGTTTGGCCGATGGTCGGATTGCGCTGTTTTATCTCAGAAAAGATTCGCTGCAGGATTGCCGGCCGGTGGTTCGGTTCAGCGATGACGAGGCGGCGACATGGAGTCAGCCGAGGGAAATCGTCCCTGATTCCCAGATCGGATATTACGTCTTGAATAACGATCGCGTGATCCAATTGCGTGACGGACGGTTAGTCGTCCCGCTCGCGCTGCATCACACGCCGGATCAAAAGAAGCCCGATTGGACCGGAAGGGTGCTGTGTTGTCTGAGCGATGACGCGGGAAAGTCGTGGCGGCGGAGCAAGAGTATCTTGCAGGCCCATGACCAGCGCAGCGGCAAACGTCTGATCGCGCAAGAACCAGGCGTCGTCGAGCTTCGCGACGGTCGTGTGATGATGTTTGTACGCTCGAATGCGGGCAGCCAATTGCTGAGCCATTCGCGCGACGGCGGAGCAACCTGGACGCCACTGGTGCCATCGACGCTTCACTCACCGACGTCTCCGGCGACCATCGAACGCATTCCCCAGAGCGATACGCTGGTCTGTGTGTGGAACGACCATGCAAAAATATCGCCCGAGTTGCGCGGCAAACGGACTCCGCTCTCGCTGGCCACCAGTGACGACGAGGGGATGACGTGGCGACCCTCAATCACACTGTTTGACAGTCCCGATGGCTGGTATTGCTACACTGCGATCGAGTTCACAGAGGACGCGATCCTGCTCGGGCATTGCGGCGGTGATCGCACGAAAAACAATGGCCTGGCCGAATCGCAGATCACACGCGTGCGATGGAGCGATCTCGGGGACGTGCGCCCGTGA